A region of Streptomyces sp. WMMC500 DNA encodes the following proteins:
- a CDS encoding replicative DNA helicase: MPGDVRPLRREADRPAPEDPWGSGAPAAFERVPPQDLDAEQSVLGGMLLSKDAIADVVEVLKGHDFYRPAHETVYTAILDLYARGEPADPITVSAELTKRGELARVGGASYLHTLVQSVPTAANAEYYAEIVHQRAILRRLVEAGTRITQMGYAADGEVDDIVNSAQAEIYAVTEQRTAEDYLPLGEIMEGALDEIEAIGSRSGQMSGVPTGFTDLDSLTNGLHPGQMIVVAARPAMGKALALDTPLPTPTGWTTMGEVRPGDLLVAADGSPTRVVAATEVMTGRPCYEVAFDDGTTIVADADHQWLTDTRASRRSGRTPAAVRTTKEIAETLRCTSLADNRLNHSVPTTAPLALPARRLPVEPYDLGARLGAGTSTGAAEKPHIPRDYLRGSAEQRRHLLAGLLDSAGTITRSGAVRFAVTDGTLAEDFRELATSLGHRCRTTTKRAAAARTDRTSTVHVISFTTAEDVFLLEHKQRAHAARRKQTTARRARRFVTDVREVPSVPVRCVQVEHPDRLYLASRSMVPTHNSTLALDFARACSIKNNLPSVIFSLEMGRNEIAMRLLSAEARVALHHMRSGSMTDDDWTRLARRMPEVTGAPLYIDDSPNLSMMEIRAKCRRLKQRNDLHMIVIDYLQLMQTGGSRRPESRQQEVSEMSRNLKLLAKELEVPVIALSQLNRGPEQRTDKKPMVSDLRESGCVTASTRVLRADTGNEVTIGELLAGGEKDIPVWSLDEQLRLVPRTMTHVFSSGVKETFRLRLASGREIEATANHPFLTYDGWTPLGELAPGSRIATPRRLDAPVQQKAWPEAEVVMLAHLIGDGCVAPRQPLHYTSNDEANLTAVEEAATHFGITPRRVAQGTWSHVYLPAPFRLARGRRSPLAAWLDGMGLYGKRAHEKFLPRELFALPDEQVRFFLRHLWATDGSVTVSGSGAVRVYYATTSERLARDLHHLLLRLDIRARLRAVGNTTGRPGWTVDISGVDDQRRFLRDVGVHGDRSRHVVSAVERLRHVRANPNLDTVPRDVWEQVREQLREQSLTTRAFQSALGTRYCGSALYKRSPGRVRLGRIAEVLQSADLEMLATSDVFWDEVVSIENLGEQEVYDATVLGTHNFIANGISVHNSIEQDADMVILLHREDAYEKESPRAGEADLIVAKHRNGPTATITVAFQGHYSRFVDMAQT, encoded by the coding sequence ATGCCCGGGGACGTCCGTCCACTGCGTCGTGAGGCGGACCGGCCCGCGCCCGAAGACCCCTGGGGCTCCGGCGCCCCCGCAGCCTTCGAGCGCGTACCCCCGCAGGACCTGGACGCCGAGCAGTCCGTCCTCGGCGGCATGCTGCTGTCCAAGGACGCCATCGCCGACGTCGTCGAGGTCCTCAAGGGCCACGACTTCTACCGCCCGGCCCACGAGACCGTCTACACCGCGATCCTCGACCTCTACGCCCGCGGCGAGCCCGCCGACCCCATCACCGTCTCCGCCGAGCTCACCAAGCGCGGCGAACTCGCCCGCGTGGGCGGCGCGTCGTACCTCCACACCCTCGTCCAGTCCGTCCCCACCGCCGCCAACGCGGAGTACTACGCCGAGATCGTCCACCAGCGCGCCATCCTGCGCCGCCTGGTCGAGGCGGGCACGCGCATCACCCAGATGGGATACGCGGCCGACGGCGAGGTCGACGACATCGTCAACTCCGCCCAGGCCGAGATCTACGCCGTCACCGAACAGCGCACCGCGGAGGACTACCTCCCCCTCGGCGAGATCATGGAGGGCGCCCTCGACGAGATCGAGGCCATCGGCTCCCGCAGCGGCCAGATGTCCGGCGTCCCCACGGGCTTCACCGACCTCGACTCCCTGACCAACGGTCTCCACCCCGGCCAGATGATCGTCGTCGCCGCCCGCCCCGCGATGGGCAAGGCCCTGGCCCTGGACACCCCGCTGCCCACGCCCACCGGGTGGACGACGATGGGCGAGGTCCGCCCCGGCGACCTCCTCGTCGCCGCCGACGGCTCCCCGACCCGCGTGGTCGCCGCCACGGAGGTCATGACCGGCCGCCCGTGCTACGAGGTCGCCTTCGACGACGGCACCACGATCGTCGCCGACGCGGACCACCAGTGGCTGACGGACACCCGGGCCTCCCGCCGCTCCGGGCGCACCCCGGCCGCCGTCCGGACGACCAAGGAGATCGCGGAGACCCTGCGCTGCACGAGCCTCGCGGACAACCGCCTCAACCACTCCGTCCCCACCACCGCCCCCCTGGCCCTCCCCGCCCGCCGACTCCCGGTCGAGCCGTACGACCTGGGCGCCCGCCTCGGCGCCGGCACGTCCACCGGGGCGGCGGAGAAACCGCACATCCCGCGCGACTACCTGCGCGGCTCCGCCGAGCAGCGCAGGCACCTGCTCGCCGGACTGCTCGACAGCGCCGGCACCATCACCCGCAGCGGCGCGGTCCGGTTCGCGGTCACCGACGGGACACTCGCGGAGGACTTCCGCGAACTGGCCACCAGCCTCGGCCACCGCTGTCGCACGACGACGAAGCGGGCCGCGGCGGCGCGTACGGACCGGACCTCCACCGTCCACGTCATCAGCTTCACCACCGCCGAGGACGTCTTCCTCCTGGAGCACAAGCAAAGGGCCCACGCGGCGCGCCGCAAGCAGACCACCGCCCGGCGGGCACGCCGCTTCGTCACCGATGTCCGCGAAGTGCCGAGCGTCCCGGTTCGCTGCGTCCAGGTCGAGCATCCGGACCGCCTGTACCTGGCCTCCCGGTCGATGGTGCCGACGCACAACAGCACGCTCGCCCTGGACTTCGCCCGCGCCTGCTCGATCAAGAACAATCTGCCCAGCGTCATCTTCTCGCTGGAGATGGGCCGCAACGAGATCGCGATGCGGCTGCTCTCCGCGGAGGCCCGCGTGGCGCTGCACCACATGCGCTCCGGCAGCATGACCGACGACGACTGGACCCGCCTGGCCCGCCGGATGCCCGAGGTGACCGGCGCCCCGCTGTACATCGACGACTCGCCGAACCTGTCGATGATGGAGATCCGCGCCAAGTGCCGCCGCCTGAAGCAGCGCAACGACCTGCACATGATCGTCATCGACTACCTCCAACTGATGCAGACGGGCGGCTCCCGCCGCCCGGAGAGCCGCCAGCAGGAGGTCTCGGAGATGTCCCGGAACCTCAAGCTGCTGGCGAAGGAGCTGGAGGTCCCGGTGATCGCCCTGTCCCAGCTCAACCGCGGCCCCGAACAGCGCACGGACAAGAAGCCGATGGTCTCCGACCTCCGTGAATCGGGATGCGTCACGGCATCGACGCGCGTCCTGCGGGCTGACACCGGAAACGAGGTCACTATCGGTGAGCTGCTGGCCGGCGGCGAGAAGGACATTCCTGTCTGGTCGCTCGACGAGCAACTCCGGCTCGTGCCCCGAACGATGACGCACGTGTTCTCCAGCGGGGTCAAGGAGACGTTCCGCCTGCGGCTGGCTTCGGGCCGGGAGATCGAGGCGACGGCGAACCACCCGTTCCTGACGTACGACGGCTGGACCCCCCTCGGGGAACTGGCCCCCGGCTCGCGCATCGCCACCCCGCGGCGGCTGGATGCTCCTGTGCAGCAGAAAGCCTGGCCCGAAGCCGAGGTGGTCATGCTTGCGCACCTGATCGGCGACGGCTGCGTGGCGCCGCGCCAGCCCTTGCACTACACGAGCAACGACGAGGCCAACCTCACCGCGGTGGAAGAGGCGGCGACCCATTTCGGCATCACGCCCAGGCGGGTCGCCCAAGGCACCTGGTCGCACGTCTATCTGCCCGCTCCCTTCCGCCTCGCGCGCGGGCGTCGCAGTCCCCTCGCCGCCTGGCTGGACGGTATGGGCCTGTACGGCAAGCGCGCCCATGAGAAGTTCCTCCCGCGCGAACTGTTCGCGCTGCCCGACGAGCAGGTGCGGTTCTTCCTGCGCCACCTGTGGGCGACGGACGGTTCGGTGACGGTGTCGGGTTCCGGCGCTGTCCGCGTCTATTACGCGACGACGAGTGAACGGCTTGCCCGAGATCTGCACCATCTCCTGCTGCGCCTCGATATCCGCGCCCGGCTGCGGGCGGTGGGCAACACCACGGGCAGGCCCGGCTGGACCGTGGACATCTCGGGCGTGGACGATCAGCGCCGGTTCCTGCGAGACGTCGGGGTCCACGGCGACCGCTCCCGCCACGTCGTATCCGCGGTGGAGCGCCTACGGCACGTCCGGGCCAACCCCAACCTCGACACGGTCCCGCGCGACGTCTGGGAGCAGGTCCGCGAGCAGCTACGTGAGCAGTCTCTGACGACGCGAGCGTTCCAGAGCGCCCTGGGCACCAGATACTGCGGCAGCGCACTCTACAAGAGGTCACCCGGCCGGGTCCGCCTCGGGCGCATCGCGGAGGTCCTGCAGAGCGCGGATCTGGAGATGCTGGCGACCAGCGACGTGTTCTGGGACGAGGTCGTCTCGATTGAGAACCTGGGCGAGCAGGAGGTGTACGACGCCACCGTGCTCGGCACGCACAACTTCATCGCAAACGGAATTAGCGTGCACAATTCGATCGAACAAGACGCAGACATGGTCATCCTGCTGCACCGAGAGGACGCGTACGAGAAGGAATCCCCCCGTGCGGGCGAAGCGGACCTGATCGTCGCCAAGCACCGCAACGGCCCGACGGCGACGATCACCGTGGCGTTCCAGGGCCACTACTCCCGCTTCGTGGACATGGCCCAGACCTGA
- a CDS encoding helix-turn-helix domain-containing protein, whose protein sequence is MPRPTIRAPKPDWTDPNCPVARTLDLVGDRWSLLVIRDAMDGARSFTEFQRRTGIARNILTERLRRLTAYGLLAQRTAPSGRRQEYVLTDAGRDLFSVILTLRQWGERHAFAPDEAHSTLVDEHGTPVPEIVPTSADGTPLDTETTHVQKTR, encoded by the coding sequence ATGCCGCGCCCCACCATCCGCGCCCCGAAGCCCGACTGGACCGACCCCAACTGCCCCGTCGCCCGCACACTCGACCTCGTCGGCGACAGGTGGAGCCTTCTCGTCATCCGCGACGCGATGGACGGGGCGCGCTCGTTCACCGAGTTCCAGCGACGCACCGGCATCGCCCGCAACATCCTCACCGAGCGCCTGCGCAGGCTGACTGCGTACGGGCTCCTCGCCCAGCGCACCGCGCCGTCAGGCCGCCGTCAGGAATACGTGCTCACCGACGCCGGCCGCGATCTCTTCTCCGTCATCCTCACCCTGCGGCAGTGGGGAGAACGCCACGCCTTCGCTCCGGACGAGGCGCACTCCACCTTGGTTGACGAGCACGGCACCCCTGTGCCAGAAATCGTGCCGACAAGCGCCGACGGCACCCCCCTTGATACCGAGACCACCCACGTGCAGAAGACCCGATAG
- a CDS encoding MFS transporter: MDMWRRLLLAAVCGVAVASIYAAQPVLEPMGRDLGVPAAHTGWIVATGQFGYLAGLVLLVPLGDVVVSRRWLIAVHLAITATGMVLTALAPAAWMAFVGLAAAGLFAVVVQTTVAYAASVSPPAERGRNIGVVTSGVVVGILGARVVTGTLADVWGWRSIYALLAVLLLGLAGLVLVALPSEERPSRPAGYRQAVVSLGGLFGERLLLTRGLIAFFLFASFGTLWSGLSLPLGDEPWHLSESQIGLFGIAGLAGALGAARAGRWADAGRTTQVAGLALTLLVLSWVAIAQLPWTLGLLIVGIVALDFAVQAVHVSNQHLLTTAHPDCTSSVIGSYMVFYSLGSALGAAATTAIFTAHGWAGSSILGAGFAACALAVWATNRRFPLDSANVRRPRGPASEREPWSEKQEAEQAGR; this comes from the coding sequence ATGGACATGTGGCGGCGGCTACTCCTCGCGGCGGTCTGTGGCGTCGCTGTGGCCAGCATCTACGCTGCGCAGCCGGTTCTGGAGCCAATGGGACGGGATCTCGGTGTGCCGGCAGCACACACGGGGTGGATCGTTGCGACCGGCCAGTTCGGTTACTTGGCAGGGCTGGTGCTGCTGGTGCCGCTTGGCGATGTGGTCGTCAGCAGGCGCTGGCTCATCGCCGTGCACCTGGCGATCACCGCAACGGGCATGGTCCTCACGGCCTTGGCGCCAGCCGCATGGATGGCGTTCGTGGGGCTCGCGGCGGCAGGGCTGTTCGCAGTCGTCGTACAGACCACGGTGGCCTACGCCGCATCGGTCTCGCCGCCTGCCGAGCGAGGCCGGAACATTGGTGTGGTGACCTCGGGCGTTGTGGTCGGCATCCTGGGAGCGCGGGTCGTCACCGGCACGCTCGCCGATGTGTGGGGCTGGCGCAGCATCTATGCCCTGCTTGCGGTGCTGTTGCTCGGGCTCGCGGGTCTCGTTCTCGTCGCCCTTCCGTCAGAGGAGCGTCCGAGCCGACCTGCGGGATACAGGCAGGCCGTCGTTTCACTCGGCGGACTGTTCGGTGAGCGTCTCCTGCTGACGCGCGGGCTCATCGCATTCTTCTTGTTCGCCTCGTTCGGAACGCTGTGGAGCGGGCTGTCCCTGCCGCTTGGGGACGAGCCGTGGCATCTGAGCGAGAGCCAGATCGGATTGTTCGGCATCGCGGGACTCGCTGGTGCCCTCGGCGCTGCTCGCGCGGGACGGTGGGCAGATGCGGGGCGGACGACTCAGGTCGCTGGCCTCGCGCTCACCCTGCTCGTCCTCTCGTGGGTAGCGATTGCGCAACTGCCGTGGACGCTGGGGCTCCTCATCGTCGGAATCGTGGCCCTTGACTTCGCGGTCCAGGCCGTACATGTGAGCAACCAGCACCTGCTCACCACCGCGCACCCGGATTGCACCAGCAGCGTCATCGGCAGCTACATGGTCTTCTACTCCCTCGGCTCCGCCCTCGGAGCAGCCGCAACCACCGCCATCTTCACCGCCCACGGCTGGGCGGGCTCCAGCATCCTCGGGGCCGGATTCGCGGCCTGTGCGCTGGCCGTCTGGGCGACGAACAGGCGATTTCCCCTCGATAGCGCAAACGTCCGTCGCCCGCGGGGCCCAGCGAGCGAGCGCGAGCCGTGGAGTGAAAAGCAGGAGGCGGAGCAAGCTGGCCGGTGA
- a CDS encoding ester cyclase, with amino-acid sequence MSEKEVREVFERYIEALNAHEFDRMTEFIHDELTENGRPVTRDDVIAELKGHGDAVPDFTWRVRDVAIDGDRVAARLFNKGTPAKEWFGVAPTGETIEYAEYSFHKVRDGRFYEMNYLIDAQAVQRQLGI; translated from the coding sequence ATGTCCGAGAAGGAAGTACGCGAAGTCTTCGAGCGGTACATCGAGGCACTCAACGCCCATGAGTTCGACCGGATGACCGAGTTCATTCATGACGAGCTCACCGAGAACGGCAGGCCGGTCACGCGGGACGACGTCATCGCGGAGTTGAAGGGGCACGGCGACGCGGTGCCGGACTTCACCTGGCGGGTACGGGACGTGGCCATCGACGGTGACCGCGTCGCAGCCCGTCTGTTCAACAAGGGCACCCCCGCGAAGGAGTGGTTCGGCGTCGCTCCGACCGGCGAAACGATCGAGTACGCCGAGTACTCCTTCCACAAGGTGCGTGACGGACGCTTCTACGAGATGAACTACCTGATCGACGCCCAGGCCGTACAGCGACAACTCGGCATCTGA
- a CDS encoding TetR/AcrR family transcriptional regulator, protein MGRPRGFDIDEALERAMQMFWERGYEGVSLTDLTKAMGITKPSLYAAFGNKEELFRKAVERYTEGPADYGTRALEEPTARGVAEAILRGAVRTTTRPGGPAGCLGVQGALASSDAGRPAHDLLVEWRNDSGLRLEERFRRAVDEGDLPADADPRRLARYVMTVTFGIAVQAAGGLGRDELQDIVDMALERWLP, encoded by the coding sequence ATGGGTCGGCCTCGAGGATTCGATATCGACGAGGCGCTCGAGCGCGCCATGCAGATGTTCTGGGAACGGGGCTACGAGGGGGTCAGCCTCACCGATCTGACCAAGGCCATGGGCATCACGAAGCCGAGCCTCTACGCGGCCTTCGGCAACAAGGAGGAGCTGTTCCGCAAGGCTGTGGAGCGCTACACCGAGGGCCCGGCCGACTACGGGACGCGCGCCCTGGAGGAGCCGACCGCGCGAGGCGTGGCCGAGGCGATTCTCCGCGGAGCGGTTCGGACCACGACGCGTCCCGGAGGCCCCGCGGGATGCCTGGGCGTGCAGGGCGCGCTGGCGTCGAGCGATGCGGGTCGGCCCGCGCACGACCTGCTGGTCGAGTGGCGGAACGACTCGGGTCTACGCCTTGAGGAGCGCTTCCGGCGCGCCGTCGACGAGGGCGATCTTCCGGCCGACGCCGACCCCCGACGGCTCGCCCGGTATGTGATGACGGTGACGTTCGGCATCGCCGTCCAGGCCGCCGGCGGCCTCGGCCGCGACGAACTCCAGGACATCGTCGACATGGCACTGGAGCGCTGGCTGCCGTAG
- a CDS encoding PIG-L deacetylase family protein has product MTLPALPEESFQRVLCVVAHPDDMEYGTSAAVARWTARGIEVGYLLLTRGEAGMPNPPEETARLRAAEQQAACAVVGVERLTILEHPDGVLVYGLDLRRDICREIRRFKPDVVLGSGYGIETPFGFDQADHRAAGLATLDAVRDAGNRWIFPEQVDDEGLEPHSARWLILPGLPGSGATHGVEVTGEPLARGIASLEAHAAYLAALPDHPAPRDFIPKFTALNGKAMGVDHAVLFRAHDLQAPPDFSSDSGQD; this is encoded by the coding sequence ATGACCTTGCCTGCTCTTCCCGAGGAGTCCTTCCAGCGCGTGCTCTGCGTCGTCGCGCACCCCGACGACATGGAGTACGGCACGTCCGCGGCGGTCGCCCGGTGGACCGCGCGCGGCATCGAGGTCGGCTATCTCCTGCTCACCCGCGGCGAGGCCGGCATGCCCAACCCTCCCGAGGAGACGGCGCGCCTGCGCGCCGCCGAGCAGCAGGCGGCCTGCGCGGTCGTCGGCGTCGAGCGCCTGACGATCCTCGAGCACCCGGACGGGGTGCTCGTCTACGGCCTCGACCTGCGCCGGGACATCTGCCGGGAGATCCGGCGGTTCAAGCCCGACGTCGTACTCGGCTCCGGATACGGGATCGAGACGCCCTTCGGCTTCGACCAGGCCGACCACCGCGCGGCCGGACTCGCCACCCTCGACGCGGTGCGCGACGCGGGCAACCGGTGGATCTTCCCGGAGCAGGTCGACGACGAGGGCCTCGAACCGCACTCCGCGCGCTGGCTCATCCTCCCCGGACTCCCGGGCTCCGGCGCGACCCACGGCGTCGAGGTCACGGGCGAGCCGCTGGCCCGCGGCATCGCCTCACTGGAGGCGCACGCCGCCTACCTGGCCGCCCTCCCGGACCACCCCGCCCCAAGGGACTTCATCCCGAAGTTCACCGCGCTGAACGGCAAGGCCATGGGCGTCGACCACGCCGTCCTCTTCCGCGCCCACGACCTCCAGGCACCGCCGGACTTCTCCAGCGATTCCGGCCAGGACTGA
- a CDS encoding ABC transporter permease subunit produces the protein MYHPTVARLTQRAILGRRRALILLLLPVLLIVIAIVVRALVGADDEVTADLLGGFALATMVPLIGVIAGTGAIGPEIDDSSIVYLLAKPVPRPTIILTKLIVAIGVTAAFSAVPTLLAGVILGGNGSRLAVAYALAAAVASVAYAAFFLMLGTISRHAVVFGLVYALVWEALLGSLVDGVKTLSIQQWALAVGEKIGQGGHVVSDVALPVATILLIVVTAGTTWFAAQRLRSLTLAGEE, from the coding sequence CTGTACCACCCCACCGTCGCCCGGCTCACCCAGCGGGCCATCCTCGGCCGCCGCCGGGCGCTCATCCTGCTCCTGCTGCCCGTACTGCTCATCGTCATCGCCATCGTCGTACGCGCCCTCGTGGGCGCCGACGACGAGGTCACCGCCGACCTCCTCGGCGGCTTCGCGCTGGCGACCATGGTGCCGCTGATCGGCGTCATCGCCGGTACGGGCGCCATCGGCCCGGAGATCGACGACAGTTCGATCGTCTACCTGCTCGCGAAGCCCGTGCCGCGCCCGACGATCATCCTCACGAAACTGATCGTCGCGATCGGCGTGACCGCCGCGTTCTCCGCGGTCCCCACGCTGCTCGCCGGCGTCATCCTCGGCGGCAACGGCAGCCGCCTGGCGGTCGCGTACGCGCTGGCCGCCGCGGTCGCCTCCGTCGCATACGCCGCCTTCTTCCTCATGCTCGGCACGATCTCGCGGCACGCGGTGGTCTTCGGACTCGTCTACGCGCTGGTGTGGGAGGCGCTGCTCGGCAGCCTCGTCGACGGCGTGAAGACGCTCAGCATCCAGCAGTGGGCGCTGGCGGTGGGCGAGAAGATCGGGCAGGGCGGCCACGTGGTCTCCGACGTGGCGCTGCCGGTGGCGACCATCCTCCTGATCGTGGTCACGGCGGGCACGACCTGGTTCGCCGCCCAGCGCCTGCGGTCGCTGACCCTGGCGGGCGAGGAGTAG
- a CDS encoding ABC transporter ATP-binding protein: MTTIRIDSVSRWFGNVVAVNDVTMAIGPGVTGLLGPNGAGKSTLINMMAGFLAPSTGAVTLDGVRIWRNEQVYKHIGLVPEREAMYDFLTGREFVRANAELHGLGPDAAQKALATVEMEYAQNRRIGTYSKGMRQRVKMASALVHEPDVLLLDEPFNGMDPRQRMHLMDLLRQMGAAGRTVLFSSHILEEVEQLAAHIEVIVAGRHAASGDFRKIRRLMTDRPHHYAVRSSDDRALASALIADPSTAGLELDRRDGILHIQAVDFARFTELLPRVARDHGIRLYEVSPSDESLESVFSYLVAA, translated from the coding sequence GTGACCACCATCCGGATCGACAGCGTCTCCCGCTGGTTCGGCAACGTCGTCGCCGTCAACGACGTGACCATGGCCATCGGCCCGGGCGTCACCGGCCTCCTCGGCCCCAACGGCGCCGGCAAGTCGACCCTCATCAACATGATGGCCGGTTTCCTCGCCCCCTCCACCGGCGCCGTCACCCTCGACGGCGTGCGCATCTGGCGCAACGAGCAGGTCTACAAGCACATCGGGCTCGTGCCCGAGCGCGAGGCGATGTACGACTTCCTCACCGGCCGCGAGTTCGTCCGCGCCAACGCCGAACTGCACGGCCTCGGCCCCGACGCCGCGCAGAAGGCGCTGGCCACGGTCGAGATGGAGTACGCGCAGAACCGCCGGATCGGCACGTACAGCAAAGGCATGCGGCAGCGCGTGAAGATGGCGTCCGCCCTCGTCCACGAGCCCGACGTACTGCTCCTCGACGAGCCCTTCAACGGCATGGACCCGCGCCAGCGCATGCACCTCATGGACCTGCTCCGGCAGATGGGCGCCGCCGGCCGTACCGTGCTGTTCTCCTCGCACATCCTGGAGGAGGTCGAGCAGCTCGCCGCGCACATCGAGGTGATCGTCGCCGGCCGGCACGCCGCCTCCGGCGACTTCCGCAAGATCCGCCGGCTGATGACCGACCGCCCGCACCACTACGCCGTACGCTCCAGCGACGACCGCGCACTCGCCTCCGCGCTCATCGCCGACCCGTCCACGGCCGGCCTCGAACTCGACCGGCGCGACGGCATCCTGCACATCCAGGCCGTCGACTTCGCCCGCTTCACCGAGCTGCTGCCGCGCGTCGCCAGGGACCACGGCATCCGCCTCTACGAGGTCTCGCCGTCCGACGAGTCCCTCGAATCCGTCTTCTCGTACCTGGTCGCGGCCTGA
- a CDS encoding ABC transporter permease: MPTDAPATGNAGNAGQAPGTGTPAAATDVIHDIGYRHYDGPRLGRGYARRSLFIQSLRAAYGLGRSAKSKVPPALLYGIMALVALIIVAVAIGTNMDELPLDYTDYAIFLQPVIFLFIAAQAPVSVSRDLRFRSVPLYFSRPVERVDYVVAKYGAMASALFILTATPLVVLYVGALLAKFDFADQTKGFAQALVSVALLSLLFAGIGLAIAALTPRRGFGVAAVIAAFTVPFGAVSALQGIAWEQDNLDAIGWFALFSPIGLIDNVQSVFLGATPATASPEPVDPSTAAGAAALLIALAVAAGCFLFLLRRYRKAGL, encoded by the coding sequence ATGCCCACTGACGCGCCCGCCACCGGCAACGCCGGCAACGCCGGCCAGGCCCCCGGCACCGGCACGCCCGCCGCCGCCACCGACGTCATCCACGACATCGGCTACCGCCACTACGACGGCCCCCGCCTCGGCCGCGGCTACGCCCGCCGCTCGCTGTTCATCCAGTCCCTGCGCGCCGCGTACGGCCTCGGCCGCTCCGCCAAGTCCAAGGTCCCGCCCGCGCTCCTCTACGGCATCATGGCCCTGGTCGCGCTCATCATCGTCGCGGTCGCCATCGGCACCAACATGGACGAACTGCCGCTGGACTACACCGACTACGCGATCTTCCTCCAGCCCGTCATCTTCCTCTTCATCGCCGCCCAGGCCCCGGTGTCCGTCTCGCGCGACCTGCGGTTCCGCAGCGTCCCGCTGTACTTCTCCCGCCCCGTCGAGCGCGTCGACTACGTCGTCGCCAAGTACGGGGCGATGGCCTCGGCGCTCTTCATCCTCACCGCCACCCCCCTGGTGGTCCTCTACGTCGGCGCGCTGCTGGCGAAGTTCGACTTCGCCGACCAGACCAAGGGCTTCGCCCAGGCGCTCGTCTCCGTCGCCCTGCTGTCGCTGCTCTTCGCCGGCATCGGCCTGGCCATCGCCGCCCTCACCCCGCGCCGCGGCTTCGGCGTCGCCGCCGTCATCGCCGCGTTCACCGTCCCGTTCGGCGCGGTCAGCGCCCTGCAGGGCATCGCGTGGGAGCAGGACAACCTCGACGCCATCGGCTGGTTCGCGCTCTTCTCGCCCATCGGCCTCATCGACAACGTCCAGTCGGTGTTCCTCGGCGCGACCCCCGCGACCGCCTCCCCCGAGCCCGTCGACCCGTCCACCGCGGCCGGGGCGGCCGCCCTGCTCATCGCGCTCGCCGTCGCCGCCGGCTGCTTCCTGTTCCTGCTGCGCCGCTACCGAAAGGCCGGGCTGTGA
- a CDS encoding ATP-binding cassette domain-containing protein gives MTVIATENLSKRFPRVTALDGLTLDIGPGVTGLVGANGAGKSTLIKILLGLSPASEGSATVLGLDVAAGSDTAASIRERVGYMPEHDCLPPDVSATEFVVHMARMSGLPATAARERTADTLRHVGLYEERYRPIGGYSTGMKQRVKLAQALVHDPQLVFLDEPTNGLDPVGRDDMLGLIRRVYADFGISVLVTSHLLGELERTCDHVVVIDGGRLLRSSSTSDFTQTTATLAVEVTDTDAHPDGTATLRKALAGAGLGITADGRLLYVEAGDDGTYDVVRDAVAGLGLGLVRMEQRRHRIAEIFRDDDTHPASAPPDTSPEAHPDTSPGTAPPGTADATPPASTSATDPATDPAGSSHAH, from the coding sequence GTGACAGTCATCGCCACCGAGAACCTGAGCAAACGGTTTCCCCGGGTCACCGCGCTCGACGGCCTCACCCTCGACATCGGCCCCGGGGTCACGGGCCTGGTCGGCGCCAACGGCGCCGGCAAGTCCACGCTGATCAAGATCCTTCTCGGGCTGTCGCCCGCCTCCGAAGGCTCCGCCACCGTGCTCGGCCTCGACGTGGCCGCCGGCAGCGACACCGCCGCAAGCATCCGCGAGCGCGTCGGCTACATGCCGGAACACGACTGCCTGCCGCCCGACGTCTCCGCCACGGAGTTCGTCGTGCACATGGCGCGCATGTCCGGCCTGCCCGCCACCGCGGCGCGCGAGCGTACCGCGGACACGCTGCGCCACGTCGGCCTGTACGAGGAGCGCTACCGCCCCATCGGCGGCTACTCCACCGGCATGAAGCAGCGCGTCAAGCTCGCCCAGGCCCTCGTGCACGACCCGCAGCTCGTCTTCCTCGACGAGCCGACCAACGGGCTCGACCCCGTCGGCCGCGACGACATGCTCGGCCTCATCCGCCGCGTGTACGCGGACTTCGGCATCTCCGTGCTGGTCACCTCGCACCTCCTCGGCGAACTGGAGCGCACCTGCGACCACGTCGTCGTCATCGACGGCGGCCGGCTGCTGCGCTCCAGCTCCACCAGCGACTTCACGCAGACCACCGCCACCCTCGCGGTCGAGGTGACCGACACCGACGCCCACCCCGACGGCACCGCCACCCTGCGCAAGGCGCTCGCCGGCGCGGGTCTCGGCATCACCGCGGACGGCCGGCTGCTGTACGTCGAGGCCGGGGACGACGGTACGTACGACGTCGTACGGGACGCGGTGGCCGGGCTCGGCCTCGGGTTGGTGCGGATGGAGCAGCGCCGGCACCGCATAGCGGAGATCTTCCGCGACGACGACACCCACCCGGCGAGCGCGCCCCCCGACACGAGCCCAGAGGCGCACCCCGACACGAGCCCCGGCACGGCGCCCCCGGGCACAGCCGACGCGACACCCCCCGCGAGCACGTCCGCGACCGACCCCGCGACCGACCCCGCAGGAAGCTCTCATGCCCACTGA